From a single Silene latifolia isolate original U9 population chromosome 6, ASM4854445v1, whole genome shotgun sequence genomic region:
- the LOC141585830 gene encoding uncharacterized protein LOC141585830, whose protein sequence is MAEDAGMFHVNQTIGSVLCCKCGVSMQPNAANMCVRCLRSEVDITEGLLKHVTILFCPDCETYLQPPKTRIKALLESRELLTFCLKRLNLDKAKVTLVHAEFVWTEPHSKRLKVKLRVQKEVLHGAVLEQAYLIEYVVHHQMCENCSKLAANPDQWVASVQLRQHVTHRRTFFYLEQLILKHDAATQAVRIQQLDKGIDFFFANRSHGVKFVEFVGKVVPIKSRSDKELVSQDSKSNVYNYKHTFSVEICPICREDLICLPPKVSLGLGNLGPLVVCTKVSSSIMLMDPNTLRYCFLDADQYYRSPFESLISSRRLVEYVVLDIDNISAEISVAGSRYCLADAQLARVSDFGKNDRIFNIRTHLGHLLNPGDYALGYDLYGANPNSSELEKYRGLVLPEAILIKKSYEEKRLRKRGKPRAWKLKSLGMEIDESARGKIDQDKVEDEYEKFLRDIEENPEMRFNISLYRNKEYQPSETASMTDGDELPLNELLADLELNDDVTEEGNMTE, encoded by the coding sequence ATGGCGGAAGATGCAGGGATGTTTCATGTAAATCAGACTATTGGCAGTGTACTATGCTGTAAATGTGGTGTTTCTATGCAGCCAAATGCCGCTAATATGTGTGTCAGATGCTTACGTTCAGAAGTAGACATTACTGAAGGTTTGCTCAAGCATGTGACCATCTTATTTTGTCCTGATTGTGAGACGTACCTACAGCCTCCAAAGACTCGGATTAAAGCTCTGCTAGAATCAAGGGAACTCCTGACATTCTGTTTGAAGAGGCTGAACTTAGATAAAGCCAAAGTAACATTGGTGCATGCCGAGTTTGTATGGACTGAGCCTCACTCTAAGAGGCTTAAGGTTAAACTGAGGGTTCAAAAGGAAGTTCTTCATGGCGCAGTCTTAGAGCAAGCTTATTTGATCGAGTATGTTGTACACCATCAAATGTGTGAAAATTGCTCTAAGCTTGCGGCAAATCCGGATCAGTGGGTGGCATCAGTTCAACTACGGCAACATGTTACTCATCGTAGGACTTTCTTTTACCTCGAGCAACTTATACTCAAGCATGATGCTGCTACTCAAGCTGTGAGGATCCAACAGTTGGATAAGGGTATTGACTTCTTCTTCGCTAATAGAAGTCATGGGGTGAAATTTGTTGAATTTGTTGGTAAAGTGGTACCCATCAAGAGTCGGAGCGATAAAGAGCTTGTATCTCAGGATTCAAAGAGCAATGTTTATAACTACAAGCACACCTTTTCTGTTGAGATTTGTCCTATTTGCCGTGAGGACCTAATTTGTCTCCCTCCAAAAGTCTCCCTTGGTTTAGGAAATTTGGGTCCTCTCGTGGTGTGTACCAAAGTGAGCAGCAGTATTATGTTAATGGATCCAAACACCCTGCGATATTGTTTCTTGGATGCTGATCAGTATTATAGGTCACCTTTCGAGAGCCTGATTTCTAGTAGGAGGCTTGTGGAATATGTTGTCCTAGATATTGACAATATCTCAGCTGAGATTAGCGTTGCAGGTTCAAGATATTGTCTAGCTGATGCCCAATTAGCTCGAGTCTCAGATTTTGGAAAGAATGATAGGATTTTTAACATCAGGACCCACCTTGGCCATCTCCTAAATCCTGGGGATTATGCCCTTGGTTATGATCTTTACGGGGCTAACCCTAATAGCTCTGAACTTGAGAAATATAGAGGACTTGTCCTTCCTGAAGCAATCTTGATAAAGAAAAGTTATGAAGAGAAGCGTCTAAGAAAGCGTGGGAAGCCTCGTGCTTGGAAGCTAAAGTCCCTTGGCATGGAGATTGATGAATCTGCGAGGGGTAAAATTGACCAAGATAAAGTGGAGGATGAGTATGAAAAGTTCTTGAGAGATATAGAAGAAAACCCAGAAATGCGTTTCAACATATCTTTGTACCGTAACAAGGAATATCAACCTTCGGAAACTGCTTCAATGACTGATGGTGACGAATTGCCTTTAAATGAGCTGCTTGCTGATCTTGAATTGAATGATGACGTTACCGAAGAGGGTAACATGACGGAGTAA
- the LOC141658441 gene encoding endoglucanase 9: MAFTATMLSWGVLEFGGTMGPQLNTSRAAIRWVTSYLYKCATATPGKLYVGVGDPNADHKCWERPEDMDTPRTVYSVSPSNPGSDVAAETAAALAAGALVFRSTDQKYASMLLTTAKKVMQFAIQYRGAYSDSLKSAVCPFYCSYSGYKDDLLWGAAWLYRATKQTYYLDFLNSLGANDGTDIFSWDNKLAGARVLLSRGALVDNNKNFEGYQKSAEDFMCRILPNTPSTSTQYTPGGLIYKLSGSNLQYVTSITFLLTTYAKLMKSSKHTFTCGSVVVTPTTLRRLAKRQVDYILGDNPMKMSYMVGYGGNYPRKIHHRASSLPSMTSRPQSIGCSDGFQYYTSSNPNPNVVIGAIVGGPNSNDAYSDDRTDYSHSEPATYINAAIVGPLAYFAQT; encoded by the exons ATGGCCTTTACCGCAACCATGTTATCATGGGGAGTACTCGAGTTTGGGGGTACCATGGGCCCACAACTGAACACGAGTCGAGCAGCAATCAGATGGGTGACCAGCTACCTATACAAATGTGCAACTGCCACTCCTGGGAAGCTCTATGTAGGTGTTGGTGACCCTAATGCTGACCACAAATGCTGGGAGAGACCCGAGGACATGGATACCCCCCGAACTGTCTACTCAGTCTCCCCCAGCAACCCAGGCTCTGATGTTGCAGCAGAGACTGCAGCCGCACTAGCAGCAGGTGCTTTAGTTTTCAGAAGCACTGACCAAAAGTATGCAAGTATGCTTTTGACAACTGCAAAGAAAGTCATGCAGTTTGCTATACAGTATAGAGGTGCTTACAGCGATTCACTTAAATCCGCTGTCTGCCCTTTCTACTGCTCATATTCCGGTTACAAGGACGACCTGCTATGGGGTGCAGCCTGGTTGTATAGAGCCACAAAACAGACATATTATCTGGATTTCTTGAATTCTCTGGGCGCTAATGACGGGACTGACATCTTCAGTTGGGATAACAAGTTGGCGGGTGCACGCGTTCTCCTTTCAAGG GGAGCATTGGTGGATAATAACAAGAATTTCGAGGGTTATCAGAAATCAGCAGAAGACTTCATGTGCCGAATACTGCCTAATACACCGTCTACCTCAACTCAATACACACCTG GTGGTCTTATATATAAGCTGAGTGGGAGCAATCTCCAGTATGTGACATCCATCACCTTTTTGCTTACAACTTATGCAAAGTTAATGAAGTCTTCAAAGCACACTTTTACATGCGGCTCTGTGGTAGTCACCCCCACCACTTTAAGACGTCTTGCCAAACGACAG GTAGACTACATACTCGGAGACAACCCTATGAAAATGTCGTACATGGTTGGGTATGGCGGAAACTATCCAAGAAAAATTCATCACAGGGCATCATCCTTGCCATCGATGACCAGCCGTCCGCAAAGTATTGGTTGCAGCGATGGGTTTCAATACTACACAAGCTCCAATCCAAATCCAAATGTTGTAATAGGGGCCATTGTAGGAGGTCCAAACAGCAATGACGCTTACAGTGATGATCGGACGGATTACAGCCACTCAGAACCTGCTACATATATAAATGCAGCCATTGTTGGACCGCTTGCCTACTTTGCTCAAACATAA